Proteins encoded within one genomic window of Equus caballus isolate H_3958 breed thoroughbred chromosome 20, TB-T2T, whole genome shotgun sequence:
- the OR2U1 gene encoding olfactory receptor family 2 subfamily U member 1 (The RefSeq protein has 5 substitutions compared to this genomic sequence) produces MINDSYFGGFILLGFPGQPELETIISGVVFFFYTIALMGNIAIILLPLLDECLQTPMYFFLRNLAILDLCYTTNIVPQMLVNVWGKEKKITFAGCAFQLFTDVTLCTVECMLLAVMSYDRFNAVCKPLHYMTIMNPQLCQGLMAMTWVIGIINCMILSPHAMSLPRCGNHHLDHYFCEISAMVKIACVDTTAMEETLFALCFFIFLTPLLLILVSYGFIAVAVLKMKSAAGRQKAFGTCSSHLFVVSIFYGTIIYMYIQPGNSPSQDEGKLLSIFYSIVTPSLNPLIYTLRNKEFKGAMKRLIGKEKGSGETAVH; encoded by the coding sequence atgatcaaTGATAGCTACTTTGGTGGATTTATACTCCTTGGATTCCCTGGGCAGCCTGAGCTGGAGACGATCATCTCTggtgttgtctttttcttctacaCTATTGCCTTGATGGGAAATATAGCCATCATCCTGCTGCCATTACTGGATGAACGTCTCCaaacacccatgtacttcttccttagAAATTTAGCCATCTTGGATCTCTGTTACACCACAAATATAGTCCCACAAATGTTGGTCAATGTCTggggtaaagagaaaaaaatcacttttgctggctgtgcctttcagcttttcactgatGTGACACTATGCACAGTTGAATGTATGCTTCTGGCTGTGATGTCTTATGACCGATTTAATGATGTCTGCAAGCCTCTGCACTATATGACCATAATGAATCCCCAACTCTGTCAAGGCCTGATGGCTATGACCTGGGTAATTGGCATCATTAATTGCATGATACTTTCTCCCCATGCTATGAGTCTTCCTCGATGTGGGAACCACCACCTGGATCActatttttgtgaaatatctgCAATGGTCAAGATTGCATGTGTGGACACCACAGCCATGGAAGAAACTTTATTTGCattgtgttttttcattttcctcacacCACTTCTTCTCATTCTGGTCTCCTATGGCTTCATTGCTGTAGCTGTACTCAAGTTGAAGTCTGCAGCAGGGAGACAAAAGGCATTTGGGACTTGTTCTTCCCATCTCATTGCGGTGTCTATCTTCTATGGGACTATTATCTACATGTACATACAACCAGGAAATAGTCCTTCTCAGGATGAGGGTAAACTTCTCAGTATCTTTTATTCCATTGTTACTCCCAGCTTGAACCCATTGATTTATACACTAAGGAATAAGGAGTTCAAGGGGGCCATGAAGAGGctgattggaaaagaaaaaggttcTGGAGAAACAGCAGTACATTAG
- the OR2Y3B gene encoding olfactory receptor family 2 subfamily Y member 3B (The RefSeq protein has 2 substitutions compared to this genomic sequence) has translation MRRFNNTFHHFNGFVLVGFSEWPRLEMVLFVVICIFYILTLFGNSTIIILSHLDPRLHTPMYFFLANLSFLDLCYTTSTVPQMLVNIQSHKRNISYIGCVAQLFIFLGLGSTECVLLSVMAFDRYVAICQPLQYTVIMHSWLCQQLAAVAWVTGFSNSLVQTVLTFLLPRCGQYRVENFFCEVPAMLQLSCVDTRINEVEMYAAVVVIKVIPVGLILFSYINIVRAVVRIQSSEGRKKAFNTCGSHLLVVIMFYGSAISGYAYMAPKSNSAKLKGKLLALFYGLLTPMLNPLIYTLRNKDVKGAVKKLLGREQEQGGTCLRRM, from the coding sequence ATGAGAAGATTCAATAACACCTTTCATCACTTCAATGGCTTTGTTCTAGTGGGCTTCTCTGAATGGCCCAGACTAGAAATGGTTCTTTTTGTAGTCATCTGCATCTTCTATATATTGACCCTCTTTGGGAACTCAACCATAATTATCTTGTCACGCCTTGATCCCAGACTCCATACCCCCATGTATTTCTTTTTGGCTAATCTCTCTTTTTTGGACCTCTGCTATACTACCTCCACTGTCCCCCAGATGCTGGTAAATATACAGAGCCACAAAAGAAACATAAGCTACATAGGATGTGTAGCTCAACTTTTTATCTTCCTTGGTTTAGGATCCACTGAATGTGTACTTCTCTCAGTGATGGCCTTTGATCGTTATGTAGCTATCTGCCAGCCTCTCCAATACACAGTTATCATGCATTCTTGGCTATGCCAACAACTGGCAGCAGTGGCTTGGGTAACAGGTTTCAGCAACTCCTTGGTGCAAACAGTGTTGACTTTCTTATTACCTCGTTGTGGTCAATATCGGGTGGAGAATTTTTTCTGTGAAGTACCTGCCATGCTTCAATTATCATGTGTTGATACACGGATTAATGAAGTGGAGATGTATGCAGCTGTGGTAGTCATAAAAGTTATCCCAGTTGGATTGATTCTATTTTCTTACATTAACATTGTCAGAGCAGTAGTAAGGATCCAATCTTCTGAGGGTCGAAAGAAGGCCTTCAACACATGCGGGTCTCATCTGCTGGTGGTCATTATGTTCTATGGCTCAGCCATTAGTGGTTATGCATATATGGCACCCAAGAGCAACTCAGCCAAATTGAAGGGCAAGCTTCTTGCACTCTTCTATGGACTTCTAACTCCAATGCTCAACCCTCTTATCTACACCTTGAGAAATAAGGATGTTAAGGGAGCAGTAAAGAAGCTACTGGGGAGAGAACAAGAGCAAGGTGGAGCATGTCTTAGGAGAATGTAG